In Hydractinia symbiolongicarpus strain clone_291-10 chromosome 4, HSymV2.1, whole genome shotgun sequence, the following proteins share a genomic window:
- the LOC130641426 gene encoding repetitive organellar protein-like, whose amino-acid sequence MNSIKVFAFCLFAIGFWYVTEAHSDFNNAYKDYSLNLDNYEIENLIRPIMSDDESDEDNEEDEEDENDGDNYDNYDDENADKRDIIKGPSYVPNIDDDSAENYLEQENYETDFSRKRKTIPKKSTLSSSDDLMNKDKPVANENDVADTNIAKETSEASSSSVPEVGKATVTTKKSKGKINVMVNVNINERPARRSKVNHAVEFPRSTYKKELDSSKGIMQQYGALQKLREDSENSETSGSGSSDDNQQNFKPVENNTTLNLFAGIAFPKHDHIQIVNVVNGSDTDTDDNDDSDDSDDSDDNNASGSGESQGDDVSTKAEKYKAHSMKPQTASVQKAPGVVVKRPVRPLTQKMNFHKKYHPTHAYEEAAEAEKGETPDTVFASKIAADKEEKDNEMEHNDEHAENVDLVKHKQEKELSKAVEDEVSTDQKSKSTGVSKTLDSETEELAHSVTSEKLKTTKVDAEDVSIEQLKEKDEKPKDIPKDSAMEEKTPEVPLEKVSAIEKDEDKVASSKATKDVSTGEEKVAAMKTPSSEKEDGQNDEILFTKKEREHKFADNDGKENIGKNNQDDKYETLEEVREKFKTWENRIEKDNDSLSETVGEKEKKIDVKSDKKSENVNKESLEKHTTSGKSKNGTVPEEKAKTWKEEEKLLLEKLKNPFLHESLKFKNDEEDQEEESQKEQQVEKVAADITKSANAEFTSVVDKVTSSVEKTEKQKKQEKDTKELQESADKAFSSVVNKVTSGQEMSVPEVQIGGKDKVQSPKIKNVQFNEMNNNTSHGNKNLMQLQKFKEQILSEVSKIDNLQGEYGKDGRSATELKEAKDVLEKDLKVVKDLENNLKKKAFHKSGTKSHNKGKSKHQKHIKTNKHSVAATFTKPVDPAKDQEIIPDAKLGFDENPQQKKHKSKLDKMKKALNSYEYSYYVSKKESDKNKKSHPLEEITTLLKAEIQRLKKKGNKPDKQLNLIRGLVQQKIKAVIANGDLDKAAFHSLGPEIKELGKLLKSRINKEKKRKKWHKKKTKKIKGGHMSSKNIDMMKQPVRNPLDSFEKGNKMLSPGPQSGIDKQINKMQSELSKVNKSPPSNSNQNQQQSSPNNLQQATQHLSNAQTAFQNIESRNVSLDPKQSSNIKTLLTTLNKNLGEIYNKAQGVQQQNQPPQQQLQQQQPQQYGTPNATTYPSMQTGVDPNAQLQDIYIPATYTNTAAQTQNYNHLLPQDASHQTAEGKHDTPTPAEDVDIEESKGKALADDEPVDTLVEELERDITDVWSYRDIFPDADSLGLDNEKVHNTYANLGSLSGLNLRRALNRALRGEDVGLAVVGGSISKGGPFSEKGLDFVLRSYFYAIEDYWNKIIRPVTGSSMIIRDVSIGGIATDYYSYCLQNHLPDDKLTNIVLWELSANDLRRYEGDSKPKPQPLEQFTRNVLSYKAKPALIYINFFALFDWEPDLAANCRNYEDEGEDEVAKYYKITSLSWRNMACPLLKAGNQPLFTKSNLFAEDNFHPSILAHAQMSYITIDYIRTEFLKNLVKMRRTFIADAVARLQIPKSIYIPRSMYAQTYSWKPLCFTYMLVDNRSPNNTLEVDEEVNGNFRYTVVREFKIRSDKIVGMETQNKDQFIRFRANVPKHAGGGIEPYRRMGIMTFTDDRYAQVQFDSEKPLDINSKKKFLEGTVIKTIAENVKPGEHTITVRSGSNGFLICALVLG is encoded by the exons ATGAATTCAATAAAAGTATTTGCCTTCTGCTTATTTGCAATTGGATTTTGGTATGTGACGGAAGCACATAGCGATTTTAACAATGCTTATAAAGATTACTCGCTGAACTTAGATAACTATGAAATTGAAAACCTAATCAGACCTATAATGAGTGATGATGAAAGTGATGAAGATAATGAAGAAGACGAAGAAGATGAAAATGATGGTGACAATTACGACAACTACGATGACGAAAATGCTGACAAAAGGGACATTATTAAAGGCCCAAGTTATGTGCCGAATATTGATGATGATTCTGCCGAAAATTATCTTGAACAAGAAAATTATGAAACTGATTTTTCCAGAAAAAGAAAGACTATCCCAAAGAAGTCCACATTGTCGTCAAGTGATGATCTGATGAATAAAG ATAAACCAGTTGCAAATGAGAATGACGTAGCTGACACAAACATTGCTAAAGAAACATCAGAAGCATCTTCTTCTTCTGTCCCGGAAGTTGGCAAAGCGACAGTCACTACTAAAAAAAGTAAAGGTAAAATCAACGTTATGGTGAACGTCAATATTAACGAACGTCCTGCAAGAAGGTCAAAGGTAAATCACGCCGTTGAATTTCCTCGCTCAACTTACAAGAAGGAGTTGGATAGCAGCAAGGGAATCATGCAACAATATGGTGCACTGCAAAAATTGAGGGAAGATTCCGAAAATTCTGAAACAAGTGGGAGTGGTTCTTCCGACGATAACCAGCAAAATTTTAAGCCGGTGGAAAATAACACAACGCTTAATTTGTTTGCAGGAATTGCTTTTCCGAAACATGACCATATCCAAATTGTCAATGTTGTCAATGGAAGTGATACTGATACTGATGACAATGATGATTCGGATGATTCAGATGATTCAGATGATAACAATGCCTCTGGATCTGGCGAATCACAAGGAGATGATGTATCTACAAAAGCCGAGAAGTATAAAGCGCATTCGATGAAGCCACAAACAGCTTCTGTTCAGAAAGCACCAGGTGTCGTTGTGAAGAGACCCGTGAGACCATTAACACAAAAGATGAATTTTCATAAGAAATACCACCCAACACACGCGTACGAGGAAGCTGCAGAAGCAGAAAAGGGTGAAACACCTGATACAGTATTTGCAAGTAAGATTGCTGCagataaagaagaaaaagataatGAAATGGAGCACAATGACGAACACGCTGAAAACGTAGATTTAGTGAAAcacaaacaagaaaaagaattatCAAAAGCAGTTGAAGATGAAGTATCGACGGACCAAAAGTCAAAAAGCACCGGAGTTTCAAAGACTTTAGATTCTGAAACGGAAGAATTAGCACATTCTGTTAcgtctgaaaaattaaaaacaacaaaagttgATGCAGAAGATGTAAGTATTGAACAGCTGAAAGAAAAAGATGAGAAGCCTAAAGACATACCAAAGGATAGCGCAATGGAAGAAAAAACACCTGAAGTTCCATTAGAAAAAGTTTCTGCAATTGAAAAAGATGAAGATAAAGTTGCTTCCTCAAAAGCAACAAAAGATGTTAGCACAGGAGAAGAAAAGGTAGCTGCTATGAAAACACCATCGTCTGAAAAAGAAGATGGACAGAATGATGAAATTTTGTTCACTAAAAAGGAAAGGGAACACAAATTTGCAGATAATGATGGTAAAGAAAACATTGGCAAAAATAACCAAGACGATAAATATGAAACTTTAGAGGAAGTACGTGAAAAATTCAAAACCTGGGAAAACAGAATTGAAAAGGATAACGATTCTTTGTCTGAAACAGTTGGTGAAAAGGAGAAGAAGATTGATGTAAAATCTGACAAGAAATCTGAAAATGTTAACAAGGAATCTTTAGAAAAACATACTACGTCAGGAAAATCTAAAAATGGAACTGTTCCagaagaaaaagcaaaaacatggaaagaagaagaaaagttactgcttgaaaaattgaaaaatcctTTCCTTCacgaaagtttaaaatttaagaatgaTGAAGAAGATCAAGAAGAAGAAAGTCAAAAAGAACAACAAGTTGAAAAGGTTGCTGCAGATATAACCAAGAGTGCAAATGCTGAGTTTACTTCAGTCGTTGATAAAGTAACGTCTTCTGTTGAAAAGACAGAGAAGCAAAAAAAGCAGGAGAAAGACACGAAAGAGTTACAAGAAAGTGCTGATAAAGCTTTTTCTTCTGTTGTGAACAAAGTCACATCAGGTCAAGAAATGTCAGTGCCAGAAGTACAAATTGGAGGTAAAGACAAAGTGCAATCTCCAAAGATTAAAAATGTTCAGTTCAATGAAATGAATAATAACACATCTCATGGCAATAAAAACCTAATGCAACTTCAAAAATTTAAGGAACAAATTTTAAGCGAAGTATCAAAAATTGATAATTTACAGGGAGAATATGGAAAAGATGGCCGAAGTGCAACTGAATTGAAAGAAGCGAAAGATGTCCTTGAAAAAGACCTTAAAGTTGTGAAAGATTtagaaaataacttaaagaaaaAAGCATTTCACAAAAGTGGTACTAAATCACACAACAAAGGCAAAAGTAAACATCAAAAGCAcatcaaaacaaataaacacaGCGTTGCAGCAACATTTACAAAACCGGTCGACCCTGCAAAAGATCAAGAAATAATTCCTGATGCCAAATTAGGTTTTGATGAAAATCCACAACAGAAAAAGCATAAAAGTAAGCTGGATAAGATGAAAAAAGCATTGAATTCGTATGAATATTCCTATTATGTCAGTAAGAAAGAAAgcgacaaaaataaaaagagtcATCCCTTGGAAGAAATTACAACTTTGTTAAAAGCAGAAATACAAAGACTGAAGAAAAAAGGAAACAAGCCCGACAAGCAACTCAACCTAATTCGTGGTCTCGTCCAGCAAAAGATAAAAGCAGTCATTGCTAATGGTGATTTAGACAAGGCAGCTTTCCACAGCTTGGGACCAGAAATTAAAGAGTTAGGCAAGCTGTTGAAATCTAGAATCAACAAAGAAAAGAAACGCAAAAAGTGGCATAAGAAGAAGACCAAAAAGATAAAAGGTGGTCATATGAGTAGCAAGAACATTGATATGATGAAACAACCTGTCAGAAATCCTTTGGATTCGTTTGAAAAAGGAAACAAAATGCTTAGTCCTGGCCCACAAAGTGGAATCGacaaacaaatcaacaaaatgcAAAGTGAATTGTCCAAAGTAAATAAATCACCACCTTCCAATTCCAACCAAAACCAACAGCAATCTTCTCCAAATAATTTACAGCAAGCCACACAACATTTATCAAATGCGCAAACAGCTTTTCAAAATATCGAAAGCAGAAATGTATCGTTGGATCCAAAACAAAGCAGCAACATTAAAACACTTCTTACGACACTAAATAAAAATCTTGGTGAAATCTACAACAAAGCGCAAGGTGTCCAACAACAGAACCAACCACCACAGCAGCAGCTGCAACAGCAACAACCACAACAATATGGAACTCCAAATGCAACTACCTATCCATCGATGCAAACTGGTGTTGATCCAAATGCGCAACTTCAAGATATTTATATTCCAGCAACCTACACTAATACTGCAGCTCAGACACAAAACTATAATCACTTATTGCCACAAGACGCTTCTCATCAGACAGCAGAAG gcAAACATGATACTCCTACTCCAGCTGAAGATGTTGACATCGAAGAGAGCAAAGGAAAAGCTCTTGCTGATGATGAACCCGTTGACACTTTAGTTGAAGAACTGGAACGCGATATTACTGATGTTTGGTCATACAGAGATATCTTCCCTGATGCGGATTCCTTGGGACTGGATAACGAGAAG GTTCACAATACATATGCGAATCTTGGTTCCCTATCCGGATTAAACTTGCGTCGTGCGTTGAACAGAGCTTTACGTGGGGAAGACGTCGGACTTGCTGTTGTTGGTGGTTCCATTTCTAAAGGAGGACCCTTCAGTGAAAAAGGGCTTGATTTTGTGTTACGATCCTACTTCTATGCTATTGAAGATTACTGGAATAAAATTATTCGTCCTGTTACTGGTTCATCTATGATCATCCGAGATGTATCCATTGGAGGAATTGCGACAGACTATTACTCCTACTGTCTCCAAAATCATTTACCAGATGATAAACTGACAAATATTGTCCTTTGGGAATTATCAGCGAACGATTTGAGGCGATATGAGGGAGATTCCAAGCCAAAACCACAACCTTTGGAGCAATTCACAAGAAATGTGTTGTCCTACAAAGCCAAACCAGCATTGATATACATAAACTTCTTTGCTTTGTTTGACTGGGAACCTGATCTTGCCGCCAATTGTCGAAATTATGAGGACGAAGGTGAGGACGAGGTAGCGAAATATTACAAGATAACATCATTAAGTTGGCGTAACATGGCATGCCCTCTACTCAAGGCCGGTAACCAGCCGTTGTTTACGAAAAGTAATCTTTTTGCTGAAGATAATTTTCACCCAAGTATACTTGCGCATGCGCAGATGTCTTATATCACTATTGATTATATTCGAACGGAGTTTTTAAAGAATCTTGTTAAAATGAGGCGCACGTTCATCGCTGATGCAGTGGCGAGGTTACAAATCCCAAAATCCATCTACATACCTCGTTCGATGTACGCACAGACATACTCGTGGAAACCTCTCTGTTTCACATACATGCTTGTTGACAATCGCTCACCGAACAACACTCTTGAGGTTGACGAAGAGGTAAACGGCAACTTTCGTTACACAGTTGTGCGAGAATTCAAAATTCGTTCCGACAAAATTGTTGGCATGGAAACGCAAAATAAAGATCAGTTTATCCGGTTCCGTGCAAATGTACCTAAACATGCAGGTGGAGGCATCGAGCCATATCGAAGAATGGGAATTATGACTTTCACAGATGATCGATATGCTCAGGTGCAATTTGACAGTGAAAAACCTTTAGATATAAATTCGAAGAAAAAATTCTTAGAAGGGACAGTAATAAAAACAATAGCAGAGAATGTTAAACCCGGTGAACATACGATTACGGTCAGATCTGGAAGTAACGGTTTCCTTATATGTGCTTTGGTGCTTGGTTAG
- the LOC130641442 gene encoding uncharacterized protein LOC130641442 yields the protein MTSSENRIKTKLEKLCQCPICLDVFKDPRTLNCQHTFCRRCLEGSCVENEAGLLSLCCPTCRSRQPLIYQLSDVSRITGFLFITQVLEILKEWKGGNKYMDNDKLLKTEKSSDERMFLNTKVTSFYQSINIDTMEHIAQMHTQEYGARDMKIKSLQEELSRVKRHNANLLLDNMSLRIALVKHSKLPPDNLFPPAKYLPPNEYSPPQNIAPDDSSGHKLNKDLTTSYKDSSVTEEDISKDKSINNKRNDYNLRKIALINSLRRGRDSSFSRPLIESRNKMTKPYRDENFYNEIAFIPKDSTNDIKGPKQSNHVYLNDLQVLDRKIKNYTNRSSPVLEKQFSFSERNNKSLCWKCFRPGHSGSKCRETTTARGRIICARCNLVGHSEAKCTA from the exons ATGACTTCAAGTGAAAATCGCATAAAAACGAAACTGGAAAAATTATGCCAATGTCCCATTTGTCTCGATGTCTTCAAAGACCCGAGAACGTTAAATTGTCAACATACATTTTGTCGCAGATGTTTGGAAGGATCATGTGTTGAGAACGAAGCTGGGTTATTGAGTTTATGTTGTCCGACATGCCGTTCGAGGCAACCACTTATCTATCAACTATCAGACGTGTCACGAATCACTGGTTTTCTGTTTATCACACAAGTACTTGAAATCTTAAAAGAATGGAAGGG tggCAATAAATATATGGATAACGACAAACTACTAAAGACTG aaaAGTCATCTGATGAAAGAATGTTTTTAAACACAAAAGTGACAAGCTTCTATCAAAGTATCAACATTGACACGATGGAACATATAGCACAAATGCATACACAAGAATATGGTGCACGTGATATGAAGATCAAATCTTTACAAGAGGAATTATCCCGCGTGAAAAGACACAACGCAAATCTTTTACTTGATAACATGTCCTTACGCATAGCGTTAGTTAAACATTCAAAATTACCGCCCGATAATCTTTTCCCTCCTGCGAAATATTTACCGCCAAATGAATATTCACCGCCCCAAAATATTGCGCCCGATGATAGTAGTGGGCACAAGTTAAACAAAGATTTAACAACTTCGTATAAAGATTCCAGTGTTACGGAAGAAGATATCAGCAAAGACAAATCTATAAACAACAAACGAAACGATTATAATCTGCGAAAGATAGCACTAATAAATTCTCTAAGAAGAGGAAGAGATTCAAGTTTCAGTCGCCCGTTAATTGAATCGCGAAACAAGATGACTAAGCCATACAGAGATGAGAATTTTTATAACGAAATTGCGTTTATCCCTAAAGATTCAACCAATGATATCAAAGGTCCAAAACAAAGCAATCACGTTTATTTAAACGATTTGCAAGTCCTGGATAGAAAGATTAAGAACTACACTAACAGATCAAGCCCTGTATTAGAGAAACAATTTTCATTCTCTGAGAGAAACAACAAAAGTCTGTGTTGGAAATGTTTTCGTCCGGGGCATTCAGGTAGTAAGTGTAGGGAGACAACGACTGCTCGTGGTAGAATTATCTGTGCGCGATGCAATTTGGTGGGCCACAGTGAAGCGAAATGTACAGCTTGA